From the Candidatus Poribacteria bacterium genome, one window contains:
- a CDS encoding SUMF1/EgtB/PvdO family nonheme iron enzyme, producing MNQNQKPTNTVLIPQGAFIMGTDIEDFYGTALANSEHAKLDEAPMHVRFLEAYLIEQYPVTNAEYAAFVQATDHSPPVHWKNGSFAPEDANSPVVHVSWHDSNAYAEWAGKRLPTEAEWEKACRGPDGRIYPWGNTFVPDEPESTEASQILTTHLTTVGVRPATLSPYGVGDAAGNVWEWTADWYQPYPDPKRQKSKRTTDDTHKALRGGSWLEVRDGTAERYFRCANRLHAPPEYTAGNIGFRCVREVLQRQAESVHVPIETLIDYVKQRKLTNLRLLQKRAQKNALKDMFIAVLLIGGAGYGIIKAPELVLGGVTAGIIGAGFLFSASVNFWRRWRAVARAKQVTSESFLPVQ from the coding sequence ATGAACCAAAATCAAAAACCTACCAACACCGTGCTCATTCCACAGGGTGCGTTTATCATGGGCACCGATATTGAGGACTTCTACGGGACCGCCTTAGCCAATTCAGAGCATGCCAAACTCGATGAAGCACCGATGCACGTCCGTTTTCTTGAAGCGTATCTCATTGAGCAGTATCCGGTAACAAACGCCGAATATGCCGCTTTCGTGCAAGCGACAGATCATTCACCACCGGTCCATTGGAAAAATGGGAGTTTCGCGCCTGAAGATGCGAATTCGCCCGTCGTTCATGTGAGTTGGCATGATAGCAATGCCTACGCCGAATGGGCGGGTAAACGGCTACCGACGGAGGCGGAGTGGGAGAAAGCGTGTCGTGGGCCTGACGGGCGGATTTATCCGTGGGGCAATACCTTTGTGCCCGATGAACCTGAATCTACAGAAGCCTCACAGATTTTGACGACGCATCTCACTACTGTAGGGGTTCGTCCTGCCACATTAAGCCCTTACGGTGTCGGCGATGCTGCCGGTAATGTCTGGGAATGGACTGCAGATTGGTATCAACCATATCCTGATCCAAAACGTCAAAAGTCTAAACGGACGACAGACGATACACATAAGGCATTGCGTGGTGGGTCATGGTTGGAAGTGCGAGATGGTACGGCGGAACGTTATTTTCGGTGTGCGAATCGCTTGCATGCCCCGCCGGAGTATACCGCCGGAAATATTGGTTTCCGTTGTGTACGTGAAGTGCTGCAGAGACAAGCCGAGTCGGTGCATGTTCCCATAGAAACCCTTATTGACTATGTGAAGCAACGGAAACTAACCAATCTACGACTCCTTCAAAAACGTGCGCAAAAGAACGCCCTCAAAGATATGTTCATCGCTGTCCTACTCATTGGGGGAGCGGGTTATGGTATTATCAAGGCACCCGAGTTGGTATTAGGCGGCGTGACTGCTGGCATCATTGGAGCAGGGTTCCTCTTTAGTGCAAGTGTTAATTTTTGGCGGAGATGGCGCGCGGTGGCGCGCGCAAAACAGGTAACGTCCGAAAGTTTCTTGCCTGTTCAGTGA
- a CDS encoding phytanoyl-CoA dioxygenase family protein, translated as MNPLCLEHCLTETEKQQFEENGFLIVEDAITQEMVDKLIIAVDRVGAEHLGKDELPPDAQFNLLDFVGRDESFIELLDWHKTFPKVWGILGWNIKLYHSHLIVLPPLPPEERDKPKRLGWHQDSGRLNIELEGNPRPRVSLKVAFFLTDTSVPGRGNFSVIPGSHKLNAVEMPDENTADPENAISVFAKPGTAVFFDRRLWHAAGRNASDITRKVLFYGYSYRWLQPRDNMTVAHFMERSDPIRQQILGKSTGGMGYTSPGEKDVPLRSWIQEHLGSDAVVH; from the coding sequence ATGAACCCGCTATGTTTAGAACACTGTTTGACCGAAACAGAAAAACAGCAGTTTGAAGAGAACGGTTTCTTGATAGTTGAAGATGCCATCACCCAGGAAATGGTTGATAAGTTGATCATCGCTGTTGACCGGGTTGGCGCAGAACACCTGGGCAAAGACGAACTCCCACCCGATGCGCAATTCAACCTCCTCGATTTTGTCGGCAGAGACGAAAGCTTTATTGAGCTGCTTGACTGGCATAAGACGTTTCCGAAAGTCTGGGGAATTTTGGGGTGGAACATCAAACTCTATCATTCACATCTAATTGTGCTACCGCCACTACCACCGGAAGAACGAGACAAACCTAAGCGTCTCGGTTGGCACCAAGATAGTGGGAGACTCAATATCGAATTGGAAGGAAACCCACGTCCACGTGTATCGTTGAAGGTGGCATTTTTCCTCACCGATACATCTGTCCCGGGACGTGGTAATTTTTCTGTGATACCGGGTAGTCACAAGTTAAATGCGGTGGAGATGCCTGACGAGAACACGGCGGACCCCGAGAACGCTATATCTGTATTTGCCAAGCCGGGAACGGCTGTCTTTTTCGATCGCAGGTTATGGCATGCTGCAGGGCGAAATGCCTCTGACATCACTCGAAAAGTGCTGTTTTACGGCTACAGTTATCGTTGGTTGCAACCGCGGGATAACATGACAGTGGCGCATTTCATGGAACGCTCCGACCCAATTCGACAACAGATTTTGGGTAAAAGCACAGGTGGAATGGGATATACCTCGCCCGGTGAAAAAGATGTGCCGCTTCGCTCGTGGATTCAGGAACACCTCGGTTCTGATGCAGTTGTGCATTAG
- a CDS encoding TonB-dependent receptor plug domain-containing protein → MKSFFSLLMVFWVPAIAFSQTGTIEGTVYNSVTKAPLVGTEVLILEIDARQKTDENGKFVFSAIPAGNYILITTIPDTELQQRTSIVVAAGETLKPDIYMETAQYRLEEVEVIDERAPKTVSKKSLQAEEITRLPGTGGDVLRALPAIPGIGVANDFSGALYIRGGSDEDNLYYFDRVPVGYPYHFGGLVSSLSSEIIDRIDVYAGGYGVEYGVDSQAVIDIYSQDSSPADLRGKFNLNLLYSEGLFQGKIGEKGFWYAAGRRSYIDLFVGSLSFDTGAITAFPRFWDYQLKAGYDLNEKHQFFFNLFASGDRFSLKLDGENVDEDFRGNSSFESGFEGGGIHLRSFLTERLTSYLSLTRSKFLFDVNFGPAFELEIDAPSYVLREDLTYELNPKHRLESGLILGLEPGQVNGTFARIPDEGEVEYDIRLEEKVAVDEYVRGQRIEGYLQDRYALLPFLSVVFGLRFDYFNRTDELSIQPRGSLLIELPNSSELQFAYGIYNQTPLPALLSSSVGNPALKSSRASHYILELKRPLSQDTEIKMAAYYKDLTGLVTADEEATYLNQGVGYAQGTEIFLRHQSGDKLFGWISYAYALSKRRDRTGEPYRFYSFDQTHVATLAASYNLTPTWEIGAKWQYRTGNPYTPVEDATQIKDPRNGKPIYSPVYAETNSGRLPPYHRLDLRVSKTFQFGGWKLGAFIELLNAYNRKNLLDFRYSYSIDDTELGNSDQLPIIVEREDVNQLPILPYLGITAEF, encoded by the coding sequence ATGAAGTCTTTTTTTTCTCTACTAATGGTTTTTTGGGTTCCCGCGATTGCCTTTTCCCAGACAGGCACAATTGAGGGCACTGTCTATAATAGTGTGACGAAGGCACCATTAGTAGGCACAGAAGTTCTCATCCTCGAAATCGATGCACGTCAGAAAACGGATGAAAATGGAAAGTTCGTTTTCAGTGCCATTCCGGCAGGAAATTATATCTTAATTACCACAATACCTGATACCGAATTGCAGCAACGCACCTCAATTGTCGTTGCGGCTGGGGAAACCCTGAAGCCTGATATCTATATGGAAACAGCGCAGTATCGGCTTGAAGAGGTTGAGGTAATTGACGAGCGTGCTCCCAAAACTGTCAGCAAAAAGAGCCTGCAAGCGGAGGAAATTACGCGCTTGCCCGGCACAGGTGGTGATGTACTTCGCGCCCTTCCAGCAATCCCCGGTATCGGCGTAGCAAACGATTTCAGCGGGGCACTCTATATTCGCGGGGGCTCCGATGAGGACAATCTCTATTACTTCGACCGAGTGCCGGTCGGTTACCCCTACCACTTCGGCGGGCTTGTCTCGTCCTTAAGCTCCGAAATTATCGATCGAATTGATGTCTATGCAGGCGGTTATGGTGTCGAATATGGCGTGGACTCTCAAGCCGTAATCGACATCTATTCACAAGATAGTAGCCCAGCGGATTTGCGTGGGAAGTTTAATCTCAATCTTCTGTATTCGGAGGGTCTGTTTCAAGGGAAGATCGGCGAAAAGGGGTTCTGGTATGCAGCAGGACGCAGGAGTTATATTGACCTCTTCGTCGGATCCTTGTCGTTTGATACTGGCGCGATCACTGCGTTCCCACGTTTCTGGGATTATCAGCTGAAGGCCGGCTACGATCTCAACGAAAAACATCAGTTTTTTTTCAATCTCTTTGCCTCTGGGGACCGGTTTTCCCTGAAGTTAGATGGTGAAAATGTGGACGAGGATTTTAGAGGTAATAGCAGTTTTGAAAGCGGTTTTGAAGGCGGAGGCATCCATCTCCGTTCCTTTCTGACAGAACGGCTCACCTCCTATCTATCCCTAACCCGGTCAAAGTTTCTATTTGATGTCAATTTCGGTCCAGCATTTGAGCTTGAAATTGATGCACCCAGCTATGTGCTTCGCGAGGATCTTACTTATGAGTTAAACCCAAAACATCGACTGGAATCTGGGTTAATCCTCGGACTTGAACCCGGACAGGTTAATGGCACTTTTGCTCGCATACCTGATGAGGGTGAGGTTGAATATGACATCCGGCTTGAGGAAAAAGTAGCCGTAGACGAATATGTGCGCGGGCAACGTATCGAAGGTTACCTGCAAGACAGATACGCACTGCTGCCCTTTTTATCTGTGGTATTTGGACTCCGTTTTGATTATTTTAATCGCACTGATGAACTCTCTATCCAACCGCGTGGCAGCCTGCTCATAGAACTCCCCAATAGTTCCGAACTCCAATTTGCTTATGGCATTTACAACCAGACTCCCCTACCCGCCTTGCTCTCTTCGAGTGTTGGTAATCCCGCCTTAAAGTCAAGTCGCGCAAGCCACTATATCCTGGAACTCAAACGGCCGCTTTCACAAGATACAGAAATAAAAATGGCAGCCTATTATAAAGACCTCACAGGCTTGGTAACGGCTGACGAAGAAGCCACTTATCTCAATCAAGGCGTTGGCTATGCACAAGGCACCGAGATTTTCCTACGCCACCAGAGTGGGGATAAACTTTTCGGTTGGATTTCTTACGCGTATGCGCTGTCTAAACGTCGAGACCGGACTGGCGAACCGTATCGTTTTTACTCATTCGATCAGACGCACGTTGCTACGCTCGCTGCCAGTTATAACCTTACGCCGACTTGGGAGATAGGTGCGAAGTGGCAGTATCGCACCGGAAATCCATATACACCTGTTGAAGACGCAACTCAAATCAAGGATCCGAGAAATGGAAAACCTATCTATAGCCCTGTTTATGCCGAAACTAACTCTGGCAGATTGCCTCCTTATCATAGATTGGACCTACGTGTCAGTAAAACTTTCCAATTTGGAGGGTGGAAGTTAGGGGCTTTCATCGAACTTCTAAATGCCTACAACCGAAAAAATTTGTTGGATTTCAGATATAGTTATAGCATAGACGATACAGAACTCGGAAATAGTGATCAATTGCCTATTATTGTAGAACGCGAAGATGTTAACCAATTGCCTATCCTTCCTTATCTCGGAATCACGGCGGAATTTTAA